The genomic DNA AACAGAGTGAACAATTGAGGGGAGAGGCGTACAATGACGATGTTATATAAGAAAAAAGTACATGCATATATTACAAGAGAAAAAGAGGGGGTTATGCAATTACTTGTTTTTAAACATCGTGATATACATGAAGCTGGTATTCAAGTGCCAGGGGGAACGGTTGATGAAGGTGAAACGTTAGAAGCGGCTATATTGCGTGAAGTACAGGAAGAATCCGGATTGCGTCATTTATGCATAGAGCGTTTTTTAGCAGATTACATTATACATATGAAAGAAAAACAGGAATATGAAAAACGCCACTTTTTCCATGTAACTTTACTAACAGATGTAAAGGATACTTGGGAACATATTGTAAGTGCTGGTGAGGAAGATAAAGGATTAGTATTTTGCTACGAATGGATTAATATTGCAAAATGCCCTGAATTAGCTGGGAAACAAGGTGAGTTTTTACATTTGTTAGATGAAGTATACGCACAGTAATGTAAGAGTCTGAAGCGAAGGTTAATCCGTTTCAGACTTTTTTTATTTTTCGGGAAATTAAAGGTGTTTAAATAAGGAAATTGAATTTCTTTAAAGGGATATTAATTTAGGATGTGTTGAGGTGAAAAAATGAAAAAGTAAGGGGTATACGCTAAAAAAGTTCATATAAGGGAGAATATAAATGGAAATTCAGTTTAATCCAATCTTAAAAACGGAACTAACAATTCAAGATATTCAAAATGAAATGGAATCTGGAAAGTTAACTTCAAAAGAGCTAGTGATGTATTATCTCTATAGAATCGCAAAGTATGATCAAGACGGACCGAAAATCAATTCAATTTTAGAAATCAATCCAGATGCTATTTTTATTGCAGAAGCGTTAGATCATGAAAGAAAGACAAAGGGTGTAAGGGGTCCGCTACATGGTATACCTGTTTTGGTTAAGGATAATATTGAAACGAATGACTCCATGCATACAAGTGCAGGTACGATTGCTCTAGAACAAAATATAAGTAGTGAAGATGCATTTCTCGTTACTAAACTGCGAGAAGCAGGGGCCGTGATAATAGGAAAAACGAATATGACAGAATTAGCAAATGCAATGTCTTTTAAAATGTGGGCTGGATATAGTGCAAGAGGTGGTCAAACAATTAATCCATACGGAACGCGTAAGGATGGTATGTTTGTTGGGGGCTCAAGTACAGGCTCTGCGATAGCAGTTGCCGCTAACTTTACAGTAGTATCTATTGGGACAGAAACCGATGCTTCTATTTTGAGCCCCGCTGTTCAAAACTCTGTAGTTGGCATTAAACCGACTGTCGGTCTAATTAGTCGTAGAGGAATTATTCCATTCACTTATTCGCAAGATACAGCTGGACCATTTGCTAGAACAGTAACAGATGCCGCTATTTTACTAGGGAGCTTAACTGGAGTGGATGAGAAAGATGTAGCAACTCGTAAAAGTGAAGGTAGGGCATATCAGGATTATACATCTTACCTTGATGCTAATGGTTTAAATGGAGCGAAAATTGGTGTGTTTAACGACGCACCAAAAGATTATTACGAAAATGGTGAGTATGATGAAAAATTGTTTAAAGAAACGATCCAAGTATTACGTAATGAGGGAGCGGCAGTAGTAGAGAATATTGATATTCATTCTTTTCATAGAGAATGGAGTTGGGGAGTTCCGCTTTATGAACTGAAGCATAGTTTAGATAACTATCTTTCTAAATTACGTTCTATTATTCCGGTACATTCTATTTCGGAGTTAATGGAGTTTAATAAAAACATGGCAGAAAGAGCTTTAAAATATGGACAAACTAAGTTAGAGGGAAGAAAAGATTTTCCTAATACGTTACGAAATCCAGAATATTTAAATGCGAGATTAGAAGATATATATTTTTCTCAAGAACAAGGCATTGATTTTGCATTGGAAAAATATAATCTTGATGCGATACTGTTTCCTTCCTATATAGGTTCTACTATATGTGCGAAAGCGGGTTATCCGTCTATAGCAATACCAGCAGGGTATATGGAAAGCGGGAGACCTTTTGGAATTACGATTGCAAGTACTGCCTTTAGTGAAGGGATATTAATTAAGCTAGCTTACGCTTTTGAACAGGCGACAAAACATAGAAAAATCCCGAACTTGTCATGAACAGAATAAACAAAAAGGACAGGGAATTCCTGTCCTTTTTGCTGTGTTGACTACAGTGATAGATTATTCTACTCTGGTTTATAATATTTTAATAAACTGAAAGATAAACAAGCGGAACATAAAATAAGAATAGAAGCGATTATATAAATTGTACGGACACCGAACATATCAGTAATAATGCCAACGCTAAGCATAGAAAGACCAGAAGTTGTTGAAAGAAGGGCGCCATGTACCGTATACATTTTTTATAATAAAGAAGGGGCGACACTTGATTGTAAAACTGTCGTTTGAGAAATATCTCTAATTTGATAACATGGTCCCATTAGAACACATAGAAAAAGCGCAATAAATCCGCTGCTCGTCATACCATATAAAAATGTAAGAATGCTAAACATAAGAGAGCCAATCGACATGGATCGTATTAAATTGTTTTGAATATAGGAACTCATTTTCCATGCTAATAGACCACCGATTAACGTACCAACATAATAACTTGTATTAATATATCCCCACCATTCTTCGCTTTTATGAAGAATAGACGTAACATATGCCATTGTAATAGCACCAATCCATATTGTCCCTGCGAAAGTTTCAATTAAGTCCATATATGTAACGGTACGGAGAGAAGGATTTTGAAATAAGAGTTTCCAACCTTCCGATAAAGCAGTACTTTTTGAAGAGGGAGGGTCTGCTATTCGTTCAGTATGTATGGTATGTAATGAAAAGTGTAATGCAATGCATCCAAAAATCATCAACATGTTATTAATCATGAGTGTAGATGTAGCGCCAATGAGAAGAACGATAACACTCGTAAATGAATAAGCGGCGGCTTGCGCAATTTGTGTTGAAAAGGAAAAGATACTATTTACTTTTACTAATTTTTCTTTTGGTGTAAGGCGCGGAAGAATGCTGTATAGTAATGGAGCACTCCATCCACTACATAATGAAATGAAAAAAATAAAAGTTAATAGAGCTATAATATTTGTGGATAAGACCGGAAATAAAATCATTAATAATAGTAAAAAGACTGTTTTTAGCCATTGTAGCGTATATAACAACGTATAAGGTGGAAAACGATTTACTATAAGAGGTGCAGAGATGTTAGCAATTAGATTTGTGATAACTTGTAATAGTGGAAAAAGAGCAGTAATAGTAGCTGATTTAGTTGCTATATAAATATGAGTTGTAATAATCATTACATATACGATGTCAGCAAGAGTAATGCATATTTTGGAACCTAAGTAGTAAGTTAGTGACTGGTTTTTCAATAAGAATACCACCTCTAAAAAATAGTATTTAGTAATTAGAATAATTGTAGTTTAAAAATTAAAATTTTTAAAGAATTTCATTTTTTGTCACTTTTTGAAAGGAATTTTCATGTATAATGAAGAATATATTGATATAGTATTATATTAATAATCATTGTAACAGTGAGTATGTACAATAGCTTGTAGCAAACGCCCAAGTGTAAGAAAGGGCGGATAAACCATTCTTTTCTTCATATACATATAGAAAATGAGAAAGAAAGTGAGGGTTGCATATGGCTGCTTGGGTAATTTGGTTTATAATAGCTGGTATTTTATTTATCGCAGAAATGTTGTCGATTACATTTTACATGCTTTGGCTTGGAATTGGGGCTGTTGTCGGAGGTCTTATTGCTTTGTTTGCTCCTGATGCACTACTGTTACAAGTTACTGTTGGTGCAATTGTAAGTTTAACTTTGACATTCTTTACGAAAAGAATTTCAAAAAACTTTCGAGAAGCAAAAGGTTTTACTGATACAGTAGATATGCTTGTTGGTAAAAAAGGGATTGTTATGCAAGCGATTACAAATGAAGCGAATGGTATTGTAAAGGTGGATGGAGATACTTGGACAGCTATTGCAGATTCTTCAATTGATGCTGGAGAAAAAGTCGTTGTTATAAAGAGGCATAGTACTATATTACAAGTGAAAAAGGAGAGTGAATAAATATGGTAGCATTAACGTTAACGATTATATTCGCACTAATTGTAGTTACATTTATCGCATTAACAATTAAAATTATTCCTCAGCAAAAAGTTGGGGTTGTTGAAAGATTTGGTAAGTTTCAACGTATCATGCACCCTGGGTTAAATATTTTAATACCAATTGTAGATCGTGTCCGTGTATATCATGACTTACGTATTCAACAAACGAATGTACCACCGCAAAAGGTAATTACGAAAGATAATGTTCAAGTAGAAATTGATACAATTATTTTCTATCAAATTGTTGAACCAGAACTTGCGACATATGGTATTTCAAACTATGAATATGGTGTTCGTAATATTACTTCAGCAACGATGCGTCAAATCATCGGTAAAATGGAACTAGATGAAACGTTATCTGGTCGTGAAAAAATTTCAACAGAAATCCGCTTAGCGCTTGATGAAGCAACAGAAAAATGGGGCGTACGTATTGAACGTGTCGAAGTTGTTGATATTAACCCGCCAAAAGATGTGCAAGCATCAATGGAAAAACAAATGAAGGCTGAGCGTAATAAACGTGCGATTATTTTAGAAGCTGAAGCAGCAAAACAAGATAAAGTTCTTCGCGCTGAAGGGGAAAAGCAAAGTAAAATCTTGATGGCTGAAGGGGATAAAGAAGCGCGTATTCGCGAAGCTGAAGGTTTAAAAGAAGCGAAAGAATTAGAAGCGCAAGGGGAAGCAAGAGCAATTGAAGAAATCGCAAAAGCAGAACAAAACCGTATTGAATTGCTTCGTGAAGCGAATATAGATGAACGTATACTTGCTTATAAATCATTTGAATCATTAGAAGAAGTTGCAAAAGGACCAGCAAATAAAGTCTTTATTCCGTCTAATGCAATTGAAACACTTGGTACTCTTGGGGCAATTGGAGAAATATTTAAAGAAAAACAAGCGAAGAAACTACCTTCAAATGATACAGGAAAAGAACAATAAAAGTGAGGAAGAGAAATGGGATACCATTTCTCTTTTTTTGTGCGTATATTCCGAAAAGCTTGTACATATCCATGTATAAAGAAGGTGATGCAGTGAAAAAGTATGCAACTCGAATACATGGGAAGAAACTAATTTCGTTACTCCTTTTATATGCGCTAATAGTAATTATGATAGCGTCGATTCTGACGTCACTTTTACATACAATGAAATCGAATTATGCAAATCAATGGTTTGGAAAAGTATCGATGCAAGGTTTTGTTCAAATGATAGAAAGTGAGAATCGCTATTATGGATTTGATTATTTTAAGCAGAATAAACGAGAGTCAGTTGGGAATTTAATGTTCTCTATTGCGACAGATTTGAAGATTAAAGATTTAAGAACATTTGTCGGTAAAGAAGTACCTGGTATGTCAAAGTATTATTCTAACATTATCGTAGCTGGGGAAGGGACAAACTTGACGAATATCCCAAATGAATCTAGTGTACCGATTGAAGAAGTAACGAAAGAGCGGAAAGTAGCAAAAGATAAAGTTACAGAAGCGGAAAAGAATAATCCGGTTCAGAAAAAGAACGGAGCGAAAAAAGGTGAGAGTGCAGTATATATTTATCATACACATAGCTGGGAATCCTTCTTTCCATTATTACCAGGGGCAACTGATCCATCTAGCCCAGATGTAAATGTGTCCTTACTAGGAAAACGTATGAAGGAACAACTTGAGGGGCAAGGAATTCCAGTAATTCACGATAAAACGAATATGGGTGATTTATTAGCGAGTAAAAAGTGGGTATGGTATCAGTCATATAAAGCGTCTCATGAATATGTAAAAGAAGCATTAGCACAAAATAATAAAATTGCGTTTCCGATTGATATACATCGTGATGACCAGCGTAAGAAAGTAACAACAAAAGTAATTAACGGGAAATCGTATGCAAGATTATATTTTATAATTGGGATGGAAAATGAAAGGCGTGCTGAAAATGAAAAAATTGCAAGAGCAATCAATAGTTATTTAGATGAAAACTACTACGGATTAAGTAGAGGGATTTTTCCAAAGTATAAAAAAGATGGAAATGGCGTTTATAACCAAGATTTATCGAAAAATGCGATGTTAATTGAAGTTGGTGGTGTTGATAATACGTTAGATGAATTATATAACACAATTGATGTGTTAACAGAAGCGTTTAGTAAATATTATTGGAATGATGCGGAAAAAGTGAATGGATGAGGGACGGGAGACCGTTCCTTTTTTATTTTGAAATCTTAAAATGTGATATAATGGAATTTTATGAATGTTAAATAAAGGGAGAGAGAAACATGCAAATACTACTAATACGCCACGGAGAATCAGAAGCTGATATTTTACATGTGCATGAAGGACGAGCTGATTTTGAGTTAACTGAAAAAGGGAGACAACAAGTACAAAAACTTGTACAGAAAGTGAAAAAAGATTTTGCACCAGATTTCATTTGGGCAAGCACATTAAAACGTGCTCGTGAAACGGGTGAAACATTAGCAGAAGTAATTGGTTGTCCAATTCAATTAGAAGAGGAATTAATGGAGTTTAATAATGGAATACAAGCTGGCTTATCATTTGAAGAAGCAAAGAAATATCCAGAACCAAAGTTTCTTCATGACCGTTTTGAAAACGGAGAGTCATTTATTGAGTTTCGAATGAGAATAGAAGGGATTTTTTCTAAAATTGTGACAGAGAATACATATGATCGAATTGCGATTGTTGCCCATGGAGGCGTAATTAATAGTCTATTACGTGCATTTTTCAATATGCCAATTTCAATGGACTACTATTTCAAAATGGGAGATACGGGAATAAGTTTAATTGAAATTGAGGGTGAACAAAAAACGGTGCATTTCATTAATGATACGAATCATTTGGACGGGATGTAAAGACTTATGTACAAAGTTGCATTTTTTGATGTTGACGGTACGCTTTTAAGCGAGATTGATAGAAGTATGCACGAAAGTACAAAAGAAGCGGTACAAAGATTAATAGATAAGGGGATTCACGTAGTTGTTACAACAGGGAGACCATATAGTTTATGCTCACAATTTAAGGGGTTAGGCATAAATACGTATATTTCTGCAAATGGTGCACATATAAAATGTGGGGAAGAAGTTATACATAAATCAGTACTTTCAAGCGAAATCGTTCATGATATTTCAAATTTTGCTGAATTACATGGTCACAGTGTTTCTTACTTTACAGAAGAATTTGCAATGAATGATA from Bacillus cereus G9842 includes the following:
- a CDS encoding NUDIX hydrolase, with the protein product MTMLYKKKVHAYITREKEGVMQLLVFKHRDIHEAGIQVPGGTVDEGETLEAAILREVQEESGLRHLCIERFLADYIIHMKEKQEYEKRHFFHVTLLTDVKDTWEHIVSAGEEDKGLVFCYEWINIAKCPELAGKQGEFLHLLDEVYAQ
- a CDS encoding amidase family protein, coding for MEIQFNPILKTELTIQDIQNEMESGKLTSKELVMYYLYRIAKYDQDGPKINSILEINPDAIFIAEALDHERKTKGVRGPLHGIPVLVKDNIETNDSMHTSAGTIALEQNISSEDAFLVTKLREAGAVIIGKTNMTELANAMSFKMWAGYSARGGQTINPYGTRKDGMFVGGSSTGSAIAVAANFTVVSIGTETDASILSPAVQNSVVGIKPTVGLISRRGIIPFTYSQDTAGPFARTVTDAAILLGSLTGVDEKDVATRKSEGRAYQDYTSYLDANGLNGAKIGVFNDAPKDYYENGEYDEKLFKETIQVLRNEGAAVVENIDIHSFHREWSWGVPLYELKHSLDNYLSKLRSIIPVHSISELMEFNKNMAERALKYGQTKLEGRKDFPNTLRNPEYLNARLEDIYFSQEQGIDFALEKYNLDAILFPSYIGSTICAKAGYPSIAIPAGYMESGRPFGITIASTAFSEGILIKLAYAFEQATKHRKIPNLS
- a CDS encoding NfeD family protein; this encodes MAAWVIWFIIAGILFIAEMLSITFYMLWLGIGAVVGGLIALFAPDALLLQVTVGAIVSLTLTFFTKRISKNFREAKGFTDTVDMLVGKKGIVMQAITNEANGIVKVDGDTWTAIADSSIDAGEKVVVIKRHSTILQVKKESE
- a CDS encoding SPFH domain-containing protein yields the protein MVALTLTIIFALIVVTFIALTIKIIPQQKVGVVERFGKFQRIMHPGLNILIPIVDRVRVYHDLRIQQTNVPPQKVITKDNVQVEIDTIIFYQIVEPELATYGISNYEYGVRNITSATMRQIIGKMELDETLSGREKISTEIRLALDEATEKWGVRIERVEVVDINPPKDVQASMEKQMKAERNKRAIILEAEAAKQDKVLRAEGEKQSKILMAEGDKEARIREAEGLKEAKELEAQGEARAIEEIAKAEQNRIELLREANIDERILAYKSFESLEEVAKGPANKVFIPSNAIETLGTLGAIGEIFKEKQAKKLPSNDTGKEQ
- the spoIIP gene encoding stage II sporulation protein P, which translates into the protein MPFLFFCAYIPKSLYISMYKEGDAVKKYATRIHGKKLISLLLLYALIVIMIASILTSLLHTMKSNYANQWFGKVSMQGFVQMIESENRYYGFDYFKQNKRESVGNLMFSIATDLKIKDLRTFVGKEVPGMSKYYSNIIVAGEGTNLTNIPNESSVPIEEVTKERKVAKDKVTEAEKNNPVQKKNGAKKGESAVYIYHTHSWESFFPLLPGATDPSSPDVNVSLLGKRMKEQLEGQGIPVIHDKTNMGDLLASKKWVWYQSYKASHEYVKEALAQNNKIAFPIDIHRDDQRKKVTTKVINGKSYARLYFIIGMENERRAENEKIARAINSYLDENYYGLSRGIFPKYKKDGNGVYNQDLSKNAMLIEVGGVDNTLDELYNTIDVLTEAFSKYYWNDAEKVNG
- a CDS encoding histidine phosphatase family protein is translated as MQILLIRHGESEADILHVHEGRADFELTEKGRQQVQKLVQKVKKDFAPDFIWASTLKRARETGETLAEVIGCPIQLEEELMEFNNGIQAGLSFEEAKKYPEPKFLHDRFENGESFIEFRMRIEGIFSKIVTENTYDRIAIVAHGGVINSLLRAFFNMPISMDYYFKMGDTGISLIEIEGEQKTVHFINDTNHLDGM